The genomic DNA AAAGTGTCCGCGAGCGGTAGAACCGCTGTGGGTGGAGGGCGCCGGCCACAACGATGTGGAGATGTACAGCCAATATTTGGAGCGGCTGAAACAGTTCGTGTCGGTTGAGCTGGTCAACTGACAAAAGGTGAACAAGCGGTCcagcggcaacagcagtgGCAAGCGTACCAAAGGCGATGGCGACGGACGGAAGGAAGCGGGGAACGACGGGGAGAATGACAATgaggacgatgaggatgaAGATTTAAATACGGGTAGGTTGCGGTCGGTGCGGGTGAGGTCAAATCGCAATTGTTTGCTATACGCTCATCGCTGCccgtttgctctttttttttagatgATGAAATATTGAACGCATCAATTACGCTAAGCTCCAACTCTACCAACGACGCATCGGCAATAGAAAAGCTGCTCTAGCATCAGGAGCCCGGCGGAGGGAGTGGATTCGATTTTGCCTCCTCCGTCTCGGTGCCACCCACCGTTAGTCTGTCGCTTGCCCGTTCCGACGGCGACGGGAGGGACACGGCGGAGGAACAGCAACCATGCACATCCCGCCAACATGCCgagcctggtggtggtggtggcgctggtggtcAACAGCTCGCAGCGATCCAGCTGCTAAACGGCGCCAGCGGACAGTCGAGCGCGCTGGGCAGCACAAAGGCGGCGGTTCAGATAAACGGCGTGGCAGTGGACCACTTCCATCAGAACTCGGACGTGGACGAGGATCGACGGTCGCTGTGTCAGAACAACGATGTTCAGggtttcatttcgtactcGTCGGACAGCAGCATGATCGAGCTAAACCTAAAGTTTCGCAAGTGCGCCTGTAACGAGAACATTATCAACATCTCCAAGGAAAACGTGCAGCAGATGCAGCGAACCAGCCCGACGGGTGCGGCGGAATCAGCCACCAGCATTGCCGACAGCACTGCCACCGTTGGTCCGGCTAGCGGCGTTGCTGGCAAAGAAGGTAAAGGTAAAAAAATGCTATCATTAAACAAGGACAATTTGAACAGGTTAGTGCGCAAGCTGAACGATACCGCCACGAACAGCCCATCCGCATCATGTACAAAGTGTAGATTATCGTTAGACgtgaaacatattttaaagcaAATCGTACGAGTGAAAGCCAAACACCCCAACGATCCGGCAGACGACTGCGGGGACGGTGTATGCTGCCACTCGGCCCAGTCGCCTTACGGCGACGAATCCTGCTCCCTTCGCCGCCCAGCCCTGCCGCTCACAATCGACGACTCGATGGTGGGACTGCGGGCCGACGATTCGCTGCTCGGAAGCTCCGCCTCGCCGTTACCGTCGCCCAACTCGCCCGTGCCGGTCATCGGTACGCTCGAGCGACGGCACAGCGAAACCGTGGAGCGACGCTCGATCGGCATCCAGCACGCCTCGAGACAGGGTCGCAAAAAGGCTCCGCTGTTGCGTGCGCACGGGCGAAGCATAGCGCAGGCGGAggagatcatcatcatttcggACGAATTCCGGCGACAATCGTTACGCGACCAGCAATCGATCCGGGTGCAGAAGAGTccgaaaaagttttccaaatcGATGGAAAGCATTGACAAGCGCAATCCGCCGTCGCTCTCCCTCCGGCCGGTGGCCATCAGGAGCTTCCAGCTGCCCGGCTCGACGGTGCACGGTTTGGATCCAGCCGACGAGATGCTAACGATAGTGGTGCACAATGGTACTAATCATGGGACTGTATCGAGCAGCGGGGAAGGCGCCGGCGCCCCGAAATCGATATCCAAATCCGTCGACGATATGACGCTCGAGCCGGGAGCGTGCGACGAACTGTCGCCCTCCGGCCAGCCCAAATCCATCGAACCGGCGGGCGACGATGTGGAGCTGATCTTTATCTCGGACGAGTTTGTCAAACGAAAGTCCAAGTCCAGCTCGGATGTGATCATCGTGCAAGGTGCGGCGGATCGGCGGCGCGAAAGCAGCAGACGCAAGAAACCGGCCAAAACGCTGTCAGTGGCCGGGGCGGAAGGGTGCAGCGCACAGGACAGGCGGAAGCTGAGCATCACCACTGCCCGGCCCGCCAGTACCGAGGGTCGCATCGTGAAGTCGGCAACCATTCCGGTGGTGACGGCATCGCCCGGCGCGAAGGCCAAAAATGGCCGACGCAAAACCACAATCTCAAACTCGAATAGTTTTCTCACGTACGAGGAACCGTTCTCGCCGGAGACGCTCGAAAACAAAGACATCGGGCAGCTGTTTGCCGAGGCATCAGCGATCGAATAATGCCGGCGGGCGGCCACAAAAACGTACAGCTACAAGAGAATCTTCCTCATTTCCACCTCCTGGCATGCCGTTTCTTCATCTCGCGTGTGCACGTGGAGACGAATCCCTGGCGCATATCGGTGAATCTTCCATTTATTCGGGTGTGGTCCTTTTGTTAGCGTTCAAGTTGCAGGGTTTGCCAGCAATTTCGTTACGATCGTTGTTATGTTGAGTTACGAGCTTAGCCAAAAACCGTACCGACTATGCCCATCGTCTACTGTTAGGGATGCTTTTACATTCTATAGCAATTATCTCAATACTCACTCAACACTTCCCGGGCGCGCTGTAGCTCATGTGTTTAATTTAAGTGcgcgaatgtttgttttttttttcgatgttcCGTGCTTACAGCAGTTTGCAAACTTCGTTCAACTCTCTCAGGCTGCGATGCCGGTAGGCAAACAACACGTTACAGATATAGTGcaatacatacatacatacatacatacatacatacctacaaacatacatacatacatatatacaaATATAAATATGTGTAGTGAGCATATTCTCTAAGGTATAATTCAACAATACAATCAGGCACAATCCAATGGGACTGACACTAGTATCGACTGATTACGAAATTCATGTAAAAGAGGTCATCTTTTGAAGCAACCTCCCAGGTATGTGTCATGAGCAGTGAATTTTACGAAGGCAAAGATTGCGAagtcgaaaaacaaaagtattGCGAAGGATAGCAATAAGTGGAATGTGTTCACAGTACATGCCCCACACAAGTTACAGAACACGTACACGCATGCACACGCACAACAATAACGAAGCTAGTAATAATTCCACTGAAAGCGTCCAATAGCGGAATTTAGTCGCGTTGCACGATTTCCCGACCCGGCACGGCACCACTTTCTCACGTCAAGCTGACACGGACCTTTCTTTTCCCCAAATCTTACTTTCAGATCTGATATGAATGAATCCgtaagcacgcacacacacacacaccaccaacctCACCCACCCTCTAATGCCGTCCTTCCACTGTTTGTTGCATTAGTGGCACAGGCATAATGAATGCCGAGAACATTTCCTGCGCTCAAATGCTGTTACAGCACTGAAACCATTCACACAACAGCATACCATTTACAACTGTGAAGGCTGGGTGGTAAACTATAGGTATAGGGTTTAAGGGTGTGATAGCAGACAATTAATGGAAAGACACCGAACTACAGCAATTAGACGCGGCGATTAGACAAAAGTCATAAGCGGGCGGGCGCGCCACCGCCTGTCGATAGATCATGTTGTATTATTATAAGGTGATTGgtataggttttttttttgtttgtttgtcattGTTGATGTCATTATAATGATAATGTTTCTttcctgttttgtgtgtgtgtgttgcattttTGGCAACTACCGATTAGCGTACCACGAGGCTCGCTCTTGCTAGACATGTACGACGAGTAAGACGCAATTTTATCTTCTGGTGATCTGATCttctaatgtgtgtgtgtgtgtgtgtgtgtgtgtgtgtgtgtgtgtgtgtgtgtgtgtgtgattgtctGTATCTCATAAATATTCTCAACCCCGAGATGTACACAGGTAATCTGATAAAAATGTGACACCAGGCCGCGAATGTGTATCCCGAAGCATGCGTGGACCCAGATGTGTATTATGAAATCTTCCATTCCCCCCCTCAACGAACGAACTTCCATCTTTGGTGTCCGTTTTGCATAGGAGCAAGTTagttgcaaaaacaaaaaaacgattaGACTAAGTTTATCGATTTATTTAGCAATATGTTCGCATAtataaaaatacacacacacacacacgctcagtACGGTAAAGGGCGAACGCTAAAGCTTGCGCGGATCTTTACTATGAAAAGACTTCTTCCTAAACGGCAAATCTGGCAAGTGTGTCAATGATTATGGCGTATTTACCTTTGCTCATCTGCAACAGCTGTACTCTGGCCGCAGAAGCCACCAAAGACGACCAACGACGGCTCAAAACGTTTAGACGACGTACTCGCTCCTGTTGAGTTTTCGACGCTCGTTCTGTTTTAGTGTGTATAAGTTTGTTTTAAGGAGAATAGCGAATTTCGTTTACATTTACGcaattatacaaaaaagaaaaacgatcaaAATTTGCATATGGTGTAGTAGTAGTTAGGTGTGTTAGTCGGTgggaatgagagagagagagagagaaagagagataacGCAAAATCCCATACGTTTTTGtttagtgtgtttttgttttgtattttgttcAGAGTTTAGTCAATTAATTTGATCGGGTGTACATTTTACATGagcaaatttttgtttttgcacaaTATGCATAACAAAGATGCATAACTTTTCTACGTTGTGATCACAGTTGTTAATGAAAGTAATCaacacgaaaacaaaacaaaaaacccctacCTGTAAAAGATAGTttaacaaaataaagcaaatcaAGAGATTTATAGATACGACACCTATAATATTGAGACACAcacaaggtgtgtgtgtgtagatacatctttttgtttttgttccggAGATTTGGTTTACCGGACCAGACTGGAAGCGAGAGGGTAAGGAAAACATGGACACAGTACAGTTTCTGCATAAGCGTATCACATCCCGGAAATTGTCCCCAAATATctccttttttgtgtatgtCCCATTTACAGTCCCAGTTTTCACACGAACTCGGTCCAAATGCGGCGAAATCGTGTATGCCGCGTTTTTGAAGTGCTATGGTTGAGACAGTTGAAATATGAGCGACATAAACTGTAGGATGATATCACCACCGTGCAGGCACCAAATAGACTCGGCACGATCAGATGGGCTGATCATGGCAAGAGAATGATACCGGACAACCCAGCTCGAAAGATATCAACCGAGGAGAAGTGTTAGGCTCAACTTGAACCAGAGTGATACTATGTGTTGTGATACGGTTCACGCATATCTTGTTACTAGCTCAAATGTAAAGTACTGTAGCAATTGGTTTGTTAAATGTTTCCTAAAGAAATCAGGTCACTTGGCAAGCCCATCCATATCGCTCACAGTGAACTTCTCGTTCAAATGAACTGTTCGTTATTAACTcctttttgttcaattttgtGAAGCATTCAGTTAGCATCCCAACTTCGACGCGCTGGATTTGGCCGATGAGTTCCGCATCATCCCATAGTGACAGTCATGCTAAAGATTCGAGCCCACGCAATCAGCTGATTCGTCGCTCACTTTGCCGCTATTGTCAACCCGAGTCTCTCACCATCACCCGGCCGACAGTCGTCAGGAGAGATCGTCGGCAACACGACGCACCAATAGTGCGCGGTGTCTTGAGGTTTGTCTTGACGAAGTGAGAAGTCCCCAACACCTGTGGCAATACCGAACATCCAGCGAAatggtgagtgtgtttgtttggttttatgTCCAACGTTTGTTTACTAAAGGTAATCATTGTCTCCTTTACCTGCTGCCGAACGAACTGCGGGACCGAGCAGCAAAAACGCTACTGTGTGATCGGTGCTGGAAGTTCCGGTGTATGTGCGGCTAAAACGATCCTGGCCAGTGGCGGCTCCGTGACGGTGTACGAGCGAACGGATCAAATCGGTGGCACATGGGTGTACACGGACGAGGTCGGCACCGATCGGTACGGTCTGCCGGTGCACACCAGCATGTACGAAGGGCTTGAGACGAACCTGCCGAAAGAGATAATGGGCTTTCCGGGGTACGAAATGCCCAGCCAAGATGCGTCGTACGTGCGATC from Anopheles stephensi strain Indian chromosome 2, UCI_ANSTEP_V1.0, whole genome shotgun sequence includes the following:
- the LOC118504888 gene encoding uncharacterized protein LOC118504888; translated protein: HQEPGGGSGFDFASSVSVPPTVSLSLARSDGDGRDTAEEQQPCTSRQHAEPGGGGGAGGQQLAAIQLLNGASGQSSALGSTKAAVQINGVAVDHFHQNSDVDEDRRSLCQNNDVQGFISYSSDSSMIELNLKFRKCACNENIINISKENVQQMQRTSPTGAAESATSIADSTATVGPASGVAGKEGKGKKMLSLNKDNLNRLVRKLNDTATNSPSASCTKCRLSLDVKHILKQIVRVKAKHPNDPADDCGDGVCCHSAQSPYGDESCSLRRPALPLTIDDSMVGLRADDSLLGSSASPLPSPNSPVPVIGTLERRHSETVERRSIGIQHASRQGRKKAPLLRAHGRSIAQAEEIIIISDEFRRQSLRDQQSIRVQKSPKKFSKSMESIDKRNPPSLSLRPVAIRSFQLPGSTVHGLDPADEMLTIVVHNGTNHGTVSSSGEGAGAPKSISKSVDDMTLEPGACDELSPSGQPKSIEPAGDDVELIFISDEFVKRKSKSSSDVIIVQGAADRRRESSRRKKPAKTLSVAGAEGCSAQDRRKLSITTARPASTEGRIVKSATIPVVTASPGAKAKNGRRKTTISNSNSFLTYEEPFSPETLENKDIGQLFAEASAIE